A genome region from Magnetovibrio sp. includes the following:
- a CDS encoding sodium-dependent bicarbonate transport family permease yields MDLSLAAQNLISPPVLFFALGLFAALVRSDLAIPQAVAKAMSLYLMLAIGFKGGVAAGTHGLGVDLLLVIGAATALSFAIPMIAFGCLSATTALPQVDKAAISAHYGSISIVTFIAAMAALEGLGIAYPGIMIAAAAAMEVPAIVTALFLAHRGAQPDQSRGQISWREVALNGSVVLLIGAFIIGMATGETGYKDISPFITEPFKGVLCLFLLDMGLVAGRELRQVRKTLTPALLGFGLYMPLIGALIGALAGNLIGLETGGVALFSVLAASASYIAVPAAMRLALPEAKPSLYLTLSLAVTFPFNLSIGIPLYIQLADWLS; encoded by the coding sequence ATGGATCTATCGCTTGCGGCGCAAAACCTGATTTCGCCGCCTGTGTTGTTTTTCGCATTGGGTCTTTTCGCCGCGTTGGTGCGGTCTGATCTGGCGATTCCGCAAGCGGTGGCCAAAGCCATGTCGCTGTATCTCATGCTCGCCATCGGCTTCAAGGGCGGCGTGGCGGCGGGCACGCATGGCTTGGGGGTCGATTTGCTGCTGGTGATCGGTGCGGCGACGGCGCTGAGCTTTGCCATTCCGATGATTGCGTTCGGCTGCCTCAGCGCGACGACGGCGCTGCCCCAGGTCGATAAGGCCGCCATTTCGGCGCACTACGGATCGATATCCATCGTTACCTTTATTGCCGCGATGGCGGCGCTGGAGGGGCTCGGCATCGCCTATCCCGGCATCATGATCGCGGCGGCGGCGGCGATGGAAGTGCCGGCCATCGTCACCGCATTATTCCTGGCCCATCGCGGTGCGCAACCGGATCAGAGCCGGGGGCAGATCTCGTGGCGGGAAGTCGCCTTGAACGGTTCGGTGGTGTTGTTGATCGGGGCTTTCATCATCGGCATGGCCACGGGCGAAACAGGCTATAAGGACATTTCTCCGTTCATCACCGAACCGTTCAAGGGCGTGCTGTGCCTGTTTCTTTTGGACATGGGGCTGGTCGCCGGGCGCGAGTTGCGGCAAGTGCGCAAAACCTTGACGCCCGCGTTGCTCGGCTTCGGTCTGTACATGCCGCTGATCGGCGCGCTGATCGGTGCGCTGGCGGGGAACTTGATCGGACTTGAAACGGGTGGCGTGGCCTTATTCTCAGTGTTGGCGGCGAGCGCGTCCTATATCGCGGTGCCCGCAGCGATGCGTTTGGCGTTGCCCGAAGCGAAGCCATCGCTTTATCTGACCCTTTCCTTGGCGGTGACGTTCCCGTTCAATCTTTCGATCGGGATTCCGCTATATATCCAACTTGCCGACTGGCTGTCTTAG
- a CDS encoding FecR domain-containing protein, whose amino-acid sequence MKLLTGDGDAPVLLPANGDFLRADFSRLGPDLRIESPSGEAYVLPAFFMSESSPDLITHDGAVLNAALVATLAGPMAPAQVAQLGQGAVTAEVGLGQPIGQVSDSEGSVTVTHPDGSQATLATGDKIFQGDVVQTGTASNISIIFVDDTIFTLDESGRMVMDEMVYDPDTQTGAFNTTVVQGVFSFVSGQVAKTSPDGMVVSTPTSTIGIRGSTVVGKAAAEGAENKITLIKDVDGNVGEIIISNAVGSLTLNSAGASTTVFSATLAPTPIVILSPTELQQTFGQNLTKLIQTVSNKAKQDASQAESKAQETQQEAKQAEAEAKLAADEAQQAEDEAAQAQAEAEAAAAEAAAAKAEAEASGDEVAAAKAAAAEAKAAEAAQKAAEAKAAAEAEAQIAAKAQAEAQAKAGEAEAAQAKAEQAQKFSSLADSAFKAQAQAFEQNKQTEAEKAAKAEKADTTTDKADTADDGATKGQSSDDAATKAAAEAATQAAIEAAAKAAAEAEAAAKAAAEAAAKAAAEAAARAAELAAEAAAEDKTPTPEETSPVTTPTTSYSYTDHAYAVTVVFNGSTATVTDAYGLNTTHSNVKSFTGTSYNDTFTLSGVTLDKLSVGSGTDTITVDATTRITTLSNRPAHENTLKTLGNDGTSGDMDLRGTTVSGDFLITLNTQGNTDSSTILKVDSSTNFTSGSTTISIGQNSNARNIESDDGMNLSGVSFTGLNAVILDSSSDTVGAALTVTSASSFSGIAITGSGDDKIVFNDSGTFSFHNNTVTGIANFTFNGTGTNSLQVNQADLASVTTITGNTGSDTITTADSSLDLSAITLTSINLITTTNTTRTTFKGSAGNDTITGGSGSDVIAGGVGSDTLTGGTGGDVFAYQTLSNQGVDNLVDYTISQGDRIYIEKSVIGNKDTTFDAGEWFNLGTKADDASIQAAINAQSHVAGAIFGVYNSSTGHAEAWYDVTDHTTTGDANKVAYLGAYSQAVTNAATNPTNLGIVLADTSDLSVLNLG is encoded by the coding sequence ATGAAACTGCTTACGGGCGATGGTGACGCACCTGTCCTGTTGCCCGCAAATGGCGATTTTCTCCGCGCCGATTTCTCACGGCTCGGACCCGACCTGCGGATCGAAAGCCCAAGCGGCGAAGCATATGTGCTTCCCGCTTTTTTTATGTCGGAATCATCGCCTGACTTGATCACCCATGACGGCGCCGTTTTGAACGCTGCGTTGGTCGCGACGTTGGCGGGACCGATGGCCCCGGCGCAGGTGGCGCAACTCGGCCAAGGCGCCGTGACTGCCGAGGTCGGATTGGGACAGCCCATCGGCCAAGTGAGCGATTCTGAGGGTAGCGTCACGGTCACCCATCCCGACGGCAGCCAAGCGACCCTCGCCACCGGTGACAAAATCTTTCAGGGCGATGTCGTACAAACCGGAACCGCGTCCAATATCAGCATTATTTTCGTCGACGATACGATCTTCACGCTGGACGAAAGCGGCCGCATGGTCATGGACGAAATGGTCTACGACCCCGATACCCAAACCGGTGCGTTCAACACCACCGTGGTTCAGGGCGTGTTTTCGTTCGTCAGCGGTCAGGTCGCAAAAACCTCGCCCGATGGCATGGTTGTCAGCACGCCGACGTCGACCATCGGTATTCGCGGCTCCACCGTGGTCGGCAAAGCCGCCGCCGAAGGCGCGGAAAACAAGATCACCCTGATCAAGGACGTCGACGGCAACGTCGGTGAAATCATCATCTCCAATGCGGTAGGTTCGCTTACGCTCAACAGCGCGGGGGCCAGCACCACGGTGTTCAGCGCTACCTTGGCACCGACACCGATCGTGATTTTGTCGCCGACCGAACTGCAACAAACGTTCGGTCAAAACCTGACCAAACTGATCCAGACCGTGTCCAACAAGGCCAAGCAGGACGCCAGCCAAGCCGAAAGCAAAGCCCAAGAGACCCAGCAAGAGGCCAAGCAGGCCGAGGCCGAAGCCAAACTAGCCGCAGACGAGGCCCAACAGGCCGAAGACGAAGCCGCGCAAGCCCAAGCAGAAGCAGAAGCCGCCGCCGCCGAAGCCGCCGCCGCCAAGGCCGAAGCCGAAGCGTCCGGTGATGAAGTCGCCGCCGCCAAGGCTGCCGCCGCCGAAGCCAAAGCCGCCGAAGCGGCGCAAAAGGCTGCCGAAGCCAAAGCTGCCGCAGAAGCCGAAGCTCAAATCGCCGCCAAGGCGCAGGCCGAGGCCCAAGCCAAAGCCGGCGAAGCCGAGGCCGCGCAAGCCAAGGCCGAACAGGCGCAAAAGTTCAGTTCGCTGGCGGATTCAGCCTTCAAGGCGCAAGCCCAAGCGTTCGAACAAAACAAACAAACCGAGGCCGAAAAAGCCGCCAAGGCCGAAAAAGCCGATACCACCACCGACAAAGCCGACACTGCGGACGACGGCGCGACAAAGGGCCAATCTTCCGACGATGCCGCAACCAAAGCGGCGGCTGAAGCTGCGACCCAGGCGGCCATAGAAGCTGCAGCCAAGGCCGCAGCGGAAGCCGAAGCTGCGGCAAAAGCTGCGGCGGAGGCCGCCGCCAAAGCGGCTGCCGAAGCGGCCGCAAGAGCCGCTGAACTGGCCGCAGAGGCGGCAGCCGAAGACAAGACGCCGACACCGGAAGAGACGTCCCCCGTCACAACACCGACCACCAGTTATAGCTATACCGATCACGCCTACGCCGTCACCGTCGTTTTCAACGGTTCGACCGCCACCGTGACGGATGCGTATGGTTTGAACACAACACACAGCAACGTCAAATCGTTCACCGGCACCAGCTATAACGACACGTTTACATTGAGCGGCGTGACGCTGGATAAGCTTAGCGTCGGTTCCGGGACGGATACGATCACGGTCGATGCAACAACCCGTATCACCACTCTGTCCAACCGGCCTGCACACGAGAACACCTTGAAGACCCTGGGCAACGACGGCACCTCGGGCGACATGGATTTACGCGGCACCACCGTTTCGGGCGATTTTCTCATTACCCTCAACACGCAGGGCAATACCGATAGCTCGACCATCTTGAAAGTAGACAGCTCAACCAACTTCACCAGCGGCAGCACCACCATCTCGATCGGCCAGAACAGTAACGCCCGCAACATTGAAAGCGATGACGGCATGAATTTGTCGGGTGTCAGCTTCACCGGCCTAAACGCGGTCATCCTCGACAGTTCCAGCGACACCGTCGGTGCCGCCTTGACCGTCACTTCGGCAAGCAGCTTTTCGGGCATCGCGATCACCGGCAGCGGCGACGACAAGATCGTGTTCAACGACAGCGGAACGTTTTCGTTTCACAACAACACCGTGACCGGCATAGCCAATTTCACCTTCAATGGCACAGGCACCAACAGCCTACAGGTCAACCAAGCCGATCTCGCCAGCGTCACGACCATCACCGGCAACACCGGCAGCGACACCATCACCACGGCGGACAGCAGTCTCGATTTATCCGCCATCACCTTGACCAGCATCAACCTCATCACCACCACCAACACCACGCGCACCACGTTCAAAGGCAGCGCGGGCAACGACACCATTACCGGCGGCAGCGGCAGCGATGTGATCGCAGGCGGCGTGGGATCGGATACCCTGACCGGCGGCACCGGTGGGGACGTGTTCGCCTATCAAACGCTCAGCAATCAAGGGGTCGACAATCTGGTCGATTACACCATCTCACAAGGCGATCGCATCTATATCGAGAAATCGGTGATCGGCAACAAAGACACCACCTTCGACGCCGGTGAATGGTTCAATCTCGGCACCAAAGCCGACGACGCCAGCATTCAAGCGGCCATCAATGCACAGTCTCATGTCGCGGGTGCAATTTTCGGGGTATACAATTCCAGCACCGGCCATGCGGAAGCTTGGTACGACGTCACCGACCACACGACCACCGGCGACGCCAACAAGGTAGCCTATTTGGGGGCGTATTCACAGGCTGTGACCAACGCGGCGACAAACCCCACCAATTTGGGCATCGTGCTCGCCGACACTTCGGACCTTAGCGTGTTGAATCTTGGTTGA